In Drosophila bipectinata strain 14024-0381.07 chromosome 2R, DbipHiC1v2, whole genome shotgun sequence, one genomic interval encodes:
- the LOC108133260 gene encoding zinc finger and BTB domain-containing protein 41 — translation MSCPGKLLITYENFTGEVSTLDNGQASAVCSVSCDCKCKCCRGISEKYVAFNRETKFSGFERFPIEFSTGGGDAQKMMRFRTAEMLLLLQAAQSRDNFWTNMFFKLDLQEDYQFIIKAFQAKKIYVSQEKLEEIMDTVTTGYRSAISQLLTTEAYGALRPTIAAPFVAGLRCGCQECTALPWRKLSRLEQHQKEHRLADNFHCRICFRRFYLQHSLTAHLTRKMNSNLDELMENTKYKMFLEDLRLREKDNHARVQTEELLLQVPKDCNIDFVAEPTNKILLRKICKFTKCPFCQEKYRFPFSHQLHMIRHRLRVKETMKCDHNFTCFTCNRSFLTRWYLKRHQERIRSDCRLRLRPFKCRSCPWRFQLWPALKSHVFRMHQRRKPCLICQAPTLGRCCSAHTAKECREAINKHREKRRLEKGPPKVDRKRPKPICESCGQTFETNFHLREHVNKKHLKKRNFFCEICGAAFYTQGLMQTHRQGVHLLTHTVHCDVCNMTIKAKGNYQRHLKSQKHLDALAKLEQQPGNESAGLKRQQYLKNTSVDKPDKRTTSRFQKPGKIDFCLPCGQTIVGQILRHNRSNKHKLNLIKYNDKVRKKSNI, via the coding sequence ATGTCTTGTCCaggaaaattattaattaccTATGAAAACTTTACTGGAGAAGTGTCTACACTTGACAATGGCCAAGCATCTGCGGTGTGTTCAGTCTCCTGTGACTGCAAGTGCAAATGCTGCAGAGGAATCTCAGAGAAATACGTGGCATTCAACCGGGAaaccaaattttctggatTTGAAAGATTTCCAATTGAATTCTCTACAGGAGGCGGCGATGCCCAGAAGATGATGCGTTTTCGAACAGCAGAAATGCTACTCTTGCTGCAGGCAGCTCAGTCCCGCGATAATTTCTGGACCAATATGTTCTTTAAGCTTGATCTCCAGGAGGACTACCAGTTTATTATAAAGGCTTTCCAGGCCAAGAAAATATATGTCAGCCAGGAGAAGCTGGAGGAGATAATGGACACAGTGACCACCGGGTATAGAAGTGCTATAAGTCAGCTTTTGACAACTGAAGCTTATGGAGCTCTAAGACCCACAATAGCAGCACCATTTGTGGCAGGATTACGTTGTGGCTGTCAGGAGTGCACCGCCCTTCCTTGGCGCAAACTCAGCCGATTGGAGCAGCACCAGAAGGAGCACAGATTGGCAGACAATTTTCATTGTCGGATTTGTTTTCGCCGCTTCTATTTGCAGCATTCGTTAACCGCCCACCTTACCCGAAAAATGAATTCCAATTTAGATGAACTGATGGAAAACACCAAATACAAAATGTTTCTGGAGGACCTACGATTAAGAGAGAAGGATAACCACGCTCGTGTACAAACAGAAGAACTGCTACTCCAAGTACCTAAGGACTGTAATATAGACTTCGTAGCGGAACCTACGAATAAAATTCTTCTCCGAAAGATTTGTAAGTTTACCAAATGCCCTTTCTGTCAGGAGAAGTATCGGTTTCCCTTTAGCCACCAGCTGCACATGATTAGGCACAGGTTACGAGTAAAAGAAACTATGAAATGCGACCACAACTTCACCTGCTTTACATGCAATCGATCTTTTCTTACGCGTTGGTATCTAAAAAGGCATCAGGAAAGGATTCGAAGTGATTGCCGACTAAGACTGCGCCCTTTCAAGTGTCGCAGCTGCCCCTGGAGATTCCAACTGTGGCCGGCCCTTAAATCACACGTCTTCCGCATGCACCAACGGCGTAAACCCTGCCTTATCTGCCAAGCTCCCACATTGGGTCGCTGCTGTTCTGCCCACACTGCCAAGGAATGCAGGGAAGCGATCAACAAACATCGGGAGAAACGCCGTCTGGAAAAAGGACCGCCAAAAGTGGACAGAAAGCGACCCAAACCGATTTGCGAAAGCTGTGGCCAGACATTTGAAACCAACTTCCACCTGAGGGAGCACGTGAACAAAAAACATCTTAAGAAAAGAAACTTTTTCTGTGAAATCTGCGGGGCGGCTTTCTACACCCAGGGTCTGATGCAAACCCATCGGCAAGGAGTTCATCTGCTGACGCACACTGTCCACTGTGATGTCTGCAATATGACCATAAAGGCTAAAGGAAACTACCAGCGGCATTTAAAGTCCCAGAAGCATCTGGACGCGTTGGCTAAATTGGAACAGCAGCCCGGAAATGAAAGTGCAGGTTTAAAACGGCAACAGTATCTGAAAAATACTTCTGTGGATAAGCCAGATAAAAGAACTACGAGTAGATTTCAAAAACCAGGCAAAATAGATTTCTGCTTGCCCTGCGGCCAGACAATAGTGGGACAAATCCTAAGACACAATAGATCGAACAAACataaacttaatttaattaaatataatgatAAAGTTCGAAAAAAAAGCAATATATGA
- the LOC108133261 gene encoding U6 small nuclear RNA (adenine-(43)-N(6))-methyltransferase — translation MGKNKPNSNKFGMHVRNVLRQAPDYTKLAIKYKDFRHVCSLELNGKVSVNFRNERTLRELTKMLLKEYFDLNVDFAPGSLVPTLALRLNYILWIEDLLEPLKLDQIKGIDIGCGSSCIYSLLGAKKNNWQMLALESKPENLEYARENIKRNHLEHHVEVFAQTDKTCIFKTYFAQDTKDQKYHFCLCNPPFFDSNSPNPFGANTRNPERRPAPNNARTGSQEELTCAGGEVQFVQRIVDESLENKLRVRIFTSMLGVKANVPRILEYLKEKGLTNVSTTKFHQGHTTRWAVAWSFCTETPLSQGTSSNKRTL, via the exons ATGGGTAAAAACAAGCCAAATTCCAATAAATTTGGCATGCACGTGCGTAATGTGCTCCGACAGGCACCGGACTACACAAAACTGGCCATAAAATACAAGGACTTTCGGCATGTTTGCAGTTTG GAACTCAATGGAAAGGTTTCAGTGAATTTCCGCAACGAAAGAACTCTGCGGGAATTGACAAAGATGCTTCTAAAAGAGTACTTCGATTTAAATGTGGATTTTGCGCCAGGAAGCTTGGTGCCCACTTTGGCTCTGCGCTTGAATTATATTCTATGGATCGAGGATTTATTGGAGCCTCTTAAGCTGGATCAAATCAAAGGAATAGACATAG GTTGCGGCTCCTCCTGCATTTACTCGCTTTTGGGCGCCAAGAAGAACAACTGGCAAATGCTCGCTTTGGAATCTAAACCCGAGAACCTTGAATACGCCAGGGAAAATATAAAGAGAAACCATCTGGAACACCACGTGGAAGTCTTTGCCCAAACGGATAAGACTTGCATATTCAAAACTTACTTCGCACAAGACACCAAGGACCAAAAGTATCACTTTTGCCTGTGTAATCCCCCGTTTTTTGACTCAAACTCACCAAATCCCTTTGGGGCCAATACCAGAAATCCCGAGCGTCGACCTGCACCCAACAATGCCCGGACAGGAAGCCAGGAGGAGCTAACCTGCGCGGGTGGCGAGGTGCAGTTCGTGCAGCGCATCGTGGACGAGAGCCTGGAAAACAAGCTGCGCGTGCG CATCTTCACCTCCATGCTGGGCGTCAAGGCCAACGTGCCCAGGATACTCGAGTACCTGAAGGAGAAGGGCTTGACAAATGTCAGCACCACGAAATTCCATCAGGGGCATACAACGCGTTGGGCGGTAGCCTGGAGCTTTTGTACTGAAACTCCTCTAAGTCAGGGGACATCGAGTAATAAACGTACACTCTAA
- the Polr2K gene encoding DNA-directed RNA polymerases I, II, and III subunit RPABC4, protein MSETSSKDNVKTAMTYICGECHHENEMRPRDPIRCRECGYRIMYKKRTKRLVVFDAR, encoded by the exons ATGTCTGAAACTAGTTCCAAGGATAATGTCAAAACGGCTATGACATATATTTGTGGCG AATGCCATCACGAGAACGAGATGCGACCACGAGACCCAATTCGTTGCCGTGAATGTGGTTACCGCATTATGTACAAAAAACGTACCAAGCGCC ttGTTGTCTTTGATGCCCGTTGA